Proteins co-encoded in one Bacillus infantis NRRL B-14911 genomic window:
- a CDS encoding HNH endonuclease: protein MATPITIYRNNETILEATDIQKAAEFLSKHLQQNRNASFNAIERGYVYNIPYYCKEEEYRFVAPERMAFKRRKQLEEREHVNARRFWLVPSNPDEYDLAGAFSNYDKIHWRRSANYENGDIVFIYLSNNVRKICYKVEVIKGLVHPDEVEYNKTLWKDKEKFKQSKTWTWSCFRLIDQVDTTELSLVHLRENGVRGNIQGPQKVTGKLRDYILSFFNHDLTKDYYPDEVPGSLEEGKRKSVTVNVYERNPIARKLCIEHYGLQCQVCNLNFEDTYGGVGKDFIHVHHIIPLYEIQQDYEVNPILDLIPVCPNCHAMLHRKENGIYLSVEQLKNRILKRY, encoded by the coding sequence ATTGGAAGCAACAGATATTCAAAAAGCAGCAGAATTTCTTTCGAAACATCTACAACAAAATAGAAATGCCAGCTTTAATGCAATTGAGCGAGGTTATGTTTATAACATTCCTTATTACTGTAAAGAAGAAGAATACAGATTTGTTGCACCTGAACGAATGGCCTTTAAACGTCGTAAGCAACTTGAAGAGAGAGAGCATGTCAATGCTCGTCGTTTTTGGTTAGTTCCATCCAATCCAGACGAATATGACTTGGCAGGAGCTTTTAGTAATTATGACAAAATCCATTGGAGACGATCAGCTAATTATGAAAATGGCGACATTGTATTCATATACCTTTCTAATAATGTGCGAAAAATATGCTATAAAGTAGAGGTCATTAAAGGGCTTGTTCACCCTGATGAAGTTGAATACAACAAAACTCTTTGGAAAGATAAAGAAAAGTTTAAGCAATCAAAAACTTGGACTTGGTCCTGTTTTCGCTTAATTGACCAAGTTGATACTACTGAACTATCATTAGTCCACTTACGTGAAAATGGTGTGAGAGGAAATATACAAGGTCCACAGAAAGTTACTGGGAAACTACGAGATTATATCTTGTCTTTCTTTAATCATGATTTAACAAAAGATTATTATCCCGATGAAGTCCCTGGATCATTGGAAGAAGGAAAACGTAAATCAGTTACTGTGAATGTATATGAGCGTAACCCTATCGCCCGGAAGCTATGTATTGAACATTATGGGTTACAATGCCAAGTCTGTAATTTAAATTTTGAAGATACATATGGAGGAGTGGGAAAAGACTTTATTCATGTCCATCACATAATTCCGCTATATGAAATACAACAGGATTATGAAGTAAATCCAATTCTTGACTTAATCCCCGTTTGTCCGAACTGCCATGCGATGCTTCATCGGAAGGAAAATGGTATTTATTTATCAGTAGAGCAGTTAAAAAACCGTATTTTAAAAAGGTACTAG